A single genomic interval of Phocoena sinus isolate mPhoSin1 chromosome 15, mPhoSin1.pri, whole genome shotgun sequence harbors:
- the TCFL5 gene encoding LOW QUALITY PROTEIN: transcription factor-like 5 protein (The sequence of the model RefSeq protein was modified relative to this genomic sequence to represent the inferred CDS: inserted 2 bases in 1 codon), producing MSGPGQPEPPQAGGPAGPEGADAALGEAGLSFTTTDLSLVEMTEIEYTQLQHILYSHMEAAAADGELETRLNSAFLAATAPGAAAGGFAAAGGAAAGGAPPVYPMLCPPALAEGGFAGANQCLGHIDFQELRMMLLGEAGAPPAAEKTPCADGPGAGAPRPKAPDGAGKENVEGAPEARAKSAVRVRLEDRFNSIPAESPPAPRGADPPEPGMALNNLVTLIRHPSELVNVPLHQQQNKCTTLVKNKTAAAPALQFAYPLFTASSCSASGNSSLSQTQSSSNSCSVLEATKHQDIGLPRAFSFCYQQEIESTKQTLGSRNKALPEQVWIKVGEEALCKQAINKRSRSRLRQLDTNLERRALGELQNVGEGATAVQGAWQSVESSQASFGEQTQSGPQRGRSQRRERHNRMERDRRRRIRICCDELNLLVPFCNAETDKATTLQWTTAFLKYIQERHGDSLKKEFESVFCGKTGRRLKLTRPDSLVTCPTQESXQNSPALEIE from the exons ATGTCGGGCCCCGGGCAGCCGGAGCCGCCTCAGGCGGGCGGGCCGGCGGGCCCCGAGGGCGCGGACGCGGCGCTGGGCGAGGCGGGGCTGAGTTTCACGACCACCGACCTGAGCCTTGTGGAGATGACCGAGATCGAGTACACGCAGCTGCAGCACATCCTCTACTCGCACAtggaggcggcggcggccgaCGGCGAGCTCGAGACGCGCCTCAACTCGGCCTTCCTGGCGGCGACGGCGCCGGGCGCGGCGGCGGGGGGCTTCGCGGCGGCCGGGGGCGCGGCGGCGGGGGGCGCGCCGCCCGTGTACCCGATGCTGTGCCCGCCTGCGCTGGCCGAGGGCGGCTTCGCGGGCGCCAACCAGTGCCTGGGTCACATCGACTTCCAGGAGCTGCGCATGATGCTGCTGGGCGAGGCGGGCGCGCCCCCCGCCGCCGAGAAGACGCCGTGCGCCGACGGCCCGGGCGCCGGCGCACCCCGGCCCAAGGCGCCCGACGGCGCCGGCAAGGAGAACGTGGAGGGCGCGCCCGAGGCGCGGGCCAAGTCGGCCGTGCGCGTCCGCCTGGAGGACCGCTTCAACAGCATCCCAGCCGAGTCCCCGCCAGCCCCGCGCGGCGCGGATCCCCCCGAGCCCGGCATGGCGCTCAACAA TTTGGTCACTCTTATTCGCCATCCATCCGAATTAGTGAATGTTCCTCTTCACCAGCAACAAAACAAATGTACAACattagtgaaaaataaaactgctgcAGCTCCTGCTCTGCAATTTGCATACCCTCTGTTTACTGCAAGCAGTTGCTCTGCTAGTGGAAATTCTAGTCTTTCACAAACACAG agctCTAGTAACTCATGTTCTGTACTTGAAGCTACCAAGCATCAGGATATTGGATTGCCGAGAGCATTTTCTTTCTGCTATCAGCAAGAAATTGAATCCACTAAACAGACTTTGGGTAGTAGAAACAAAGCTTTGCCCGAGCAGGTTTGGATTAAAGTAGGAG AAGAAGCGCTGTGTAAACAAGCAATAAACAAGAGGAGTCGGAGTAGGTTGCGTCAGCTGGACACAAACCTGGAACGAAGAGCCCTTGGAGAGCTCCAGAACGTGGGTGAAGGCGCCACAGCAGTGCAGGGTGCTTGGCAGTCGGTGGAGTCGTCCCAGGCCAGCTTCGGGGAGCAGACCCAGAGCGGGCCCCAGCGGGGCCGGTCCCAGCGCAGGGAGAGGCACAACCGCATGGAAAGAGATAGAAG GCGCAGAATCCGCATTTGTTGTGATGAGTTGAATCTTTTAGTCCCGTTCTGCAACGCCGAGACCGATAAGGCAACGACGCTGCAGTGGACCACAGCGTTCCTGAAATATATTCAGGAAAGACATGGAGATTCTCTTAAAAAG